The window CACAAAGTAAAATACTACAACCCCATCTAGGCAGAATATTTTAACTTATCAAAATGATGTATTTCAATTTGTCTGCCTTAAGACCAAGTTAGTATATCGTCACAGAGACTGAGGAAAAGGCTGTGTTCTCCaaacaaaactagaaaaataaaataaaaccatggaAACTATCCTGTTTTTCTCACTGAAGAAGGATATTTCTAATGGCATGGGATCATATGGCTCCAATATGTCTGGAGCATCACCCTGGAAGCTACATGTGGTGGGAACTCCAGCATGAGtccacccctgcagccctgtgctgctgcaaaaCGAGGTAAGGCAGAGTCAGAAGGTGAGCTGCTTCCCAGATCTCTGTAGCTTTGCCTACACTACAGTAGTCACAATACACAAGCTTGCATTCTTTCTCCTGGTGGCTTTCCTGATTAAACTAGTCACTAGAACTAAACTGGTCAGTAGTGTATAAAGTGGTACTGACTGCAGACACtacccacaaacaaacacacaataCTACTTCTgcagcctttttctttttcttgacaCCTGCAATGTCTACAGACTATTCTTGGTTcaatcaaaaataaattacatagAAAATAGTTACTCTGCAGATGTACAGTCACATAGGTAGACTCAGCATCAAGTTTCACAGCTTTACTGAAGTGCACAGAGATGCACTAAGGTTAATTTGGCTCCTAATTTAGGTCTAACAGAAATAAAGCTGGTATGCTTGAATGATAGGAAAAAACACAtaaggattaaaaaataaattaaaaatcaagtGCTTAGAACAATTTATCTATGCCAGGACATCCCTGATACAGGCCGAGAAACCTGGCAAGGTAAAGGTGGTGTTCTGCCATTACTTAAAATAGCATCATTgttttcccatggaagagcCCTGACAAAGTTCATGGAAATTGCACCTCAGAATAGAACAGATGTGGAAAGATGGGAGGTCCAGAAAGATGTGAAGTATTAAATTTGACAACCTACAAATATACGATTTgaaaaaagaagcttttcttAGATCACCCACAAAACTGTACACAGAAGTGTGACTAAAACCTGAACTGGGAGACAATATCCGAACtatttcccttcccacccctaCTGCAAGGATGTTAAAGCACTTTTTGGCTTGCTCTGTCTCAGAAGGCATTACTGACACTTACTGGAACTTAACAAAAAAGTGCTCAAAACTACAGTACCTTTGATGTGCAGGGTCTTTCCTATACAAATGGAATATAAATCAATTCCTGCTCATACATATAGACCAGAACTGACTGCCCAATTTGATTTTAGGAATAAACTGGCCCTCCCTGAACGACTCAAGTTCACAGGGCCAGAGACTTGCCTTCTTTTGAGGTACTGATAAGAATCAGTTGTAAGCAGACAGTATGTTCAACTTTGATTGTGTGTTGTTgggaaataaatgtttattaAGCATCCATTCCTTTCATGGATTGTTTTCAATAAAGGAGTAATATCTGGAGGAATGAGTCTATAATTTATTACAGTCAATGTAATAGTTTCTGTTAGCCTCCCCAGCCTTCAAATCTGCCACCATGGGAATTGAACCTCTCTTTTGTGGTTGTCAGCTATGTGTTGGcaaaagagttaaaagcttcccttaaatatattatatattaaaaaatacacagacATAACTGTATAGTTAGCTGTAAATAGAAATGAAATACCAATGAAAATATCCCAACTCAGTCTGATGTGACTTTGTGCAATACACCTTTTCTGAATAGAAAGTGAGGCTTAATTTCAATGCAAACATGGTTTTTTTAGCTTAAGAAACCATTCTGCTGTCACTTTGAACCATTCAGAAATTCATTGTCTGCAGAGAAGCTAAGCTTAAACCGCAAAGAAATTATAAATCTAAGGAACAAAGCAGATCTCAGTTCTTCTAATGACAATACTGAATGTATAGTGCTGTGTGAAACTGAAGAAGCTGCTCTTCAGGTAAGACACAATGACagatcagaaaataattttagtattttgCAGTTCCAGCTAGACTCTGAAGTTTTAAAACAAGTTTGCTCATATTCTGAGCACTTACAAGACACTCCTCATCACTCTTCTATCTTTTTCTAACtcaaattaaataataaaaagaaaaaaaaaatccttttatatCAGCCTTTTCTCAGACTGTAGAAATGCTGACATTCACTCAATGGTTTAAGTACATTTTTAACATCTAAATATTGCTTGCATAGGCAGGTGAATTTAACATCTAGAGCTTTAGTGTGCTATTTAGAATAGCGTGGAGACAGGGTTGATAAGCATTTAGGTTTGGTGAAGGTCAGCAACTTTTATGCATGGTCTTTTCTGCTTTATGGTTTTAATGCCAGTGGGACATGGACACAGGACTACAAAACATTTTCACCTTATGACAGAGCTATTATAAGGCACTTGTGATAAGCATGTCTGAGTGAAGGTcagcagggacagtgacacGAATGTTTCCCTGCTGCCATGCTCATAACTTCAGTAGTGTGCGAGAAATGTGCCGTGAGGTTTAAGGATCTAAGCTTAACTTCAAATGTTGGTATTTTCAACACATTCCCTGTGAGATTTTCAAAATCCTTATTCTTCTCCTTGTATTGCTCATTCTGCTGTCTGGAAAGGTTTCCTGTGAGATGGTGGCACCAGGTGGGAAGGTAGCGTGCCAGGCAGTTCATATCCATCCAGTTTAATCTTGATGAGATGTTTTGCTAATGCAAACTCTTCATCATCCAACATCCCGTCGCCATCACAGTCTGCGAGTTTCCAGATCTTCCCCAAGACGCTGTTGGGTAGTTTAGAAGTCACCATCTCCTTCTTTGCACTAATCCCAGATATTTTGCCATTGATTGGTGACAGAGTGTAGAAAATCTCATCGTAAGCAGGTTTATCTTTGGCAACAACCCACTCCTCTTCATCAGCTCCCTCCTTAGCACCTTCCCCATATCCGTGGCCAAAAGGTCCTGCCATGGTGCCATCAAATGCTCCACCATGCACCATCTCTGTGGGCATGTTGCTCTCTTCCTGTCTGATTAGGTTCATCAGGGAGGCAATTTTGTTGGCCAGCATGTTATCCACAGCTTCAATTAGCTTTGGTTTCAAAGAATGAAATTTAGTGAAGTCACAATTCTCCAACTGCTCCTGTGAAGGACACAGTGACATTAGTTAAAAATTGTTCCAATACATTGAAAAAGTTAAAGAATGGGCTTCAAATTAAAATCATCAAGTAACCattcaattaaaataatcatCCTTTGAAGTTGTTTCTATAGCTGAAACTCCTCTTGAAGGAGAAACAAAAGTGACACATATGTACCATATAACCAGTATATTTGAGCAAACAGACTAAGACAATTTTGCAGCAGTGTATGAGTTTGTctattaaattacatttacaaTACAATTTTCAAAGTGCAGTGGATAAAACCACAGCAGTTGATGAATGTTACCCAACAACTTTCCatgtgataattttttttcaaatatcaaAGAAAGCATGCAAGTAAGTCCTCAGTCCTGCTAGCACTTATGCAAGTgtttaaagttaaaaataaaatcaaatgtaTGCAGCACTGATCTGATTTTATAGATTAGACTTCTTGGTTGTGACAAGGTCAGGAAGAAGTGTCCTTTACCAATAAAGAAAAGCTGAGTTAACAGCAGCAGTGTTTTATAGCAGTGCTGCCAGAACTCAGGAAATCAGATGGTTCCTGCAGAATCTGTGGAGTTTTCATCCTACTAACACCAGTGAGACATTTACCTAGGTGATATGTACCATTCCAACACAAACCCAAGCATTGGAAAATTAAAAGTgcttttggtaatttttttttttctaaatgaaaaatgctCACCAGGAAGAGAAAGTTACAGGggaaaaggttaaaaaacaccccaaacatCACCACCACCTCTCATATTCTGCAAAATGATGTTAAATTGCTCTAACAAATCCCATCTATCACCTCAAGGAGCTGCTCCTATACATATCAAAATGATTATGGCATGAACCCAAGAAACCTGGAGCACGGGGTAAAAACAGTCAACCAACAACTCTGTTCAGGTGACATTTATACACAATCACCTGATTTACAGCATCCAATCAGAATAAATTTATGCAGTGCAATAAATCTCAGGAAGCAAAGGTCAACTTGCTATCTGTTTTGAcacaattttgttttttcacaatTTTGCTCATTTACAGAGGTGACTGATCTCTCCTGTATATATTTGCTGCCATCTGCTGCTGAGGCTTCACTGACATGTACTGTAAGTTTGAAAGAGTTCCATTcaaattttgtttcaattttcaGATCTGTCATTCTCTCATTCCGTATCACAGACAAAAGCAGCAAGGGAAGAAAGAGTCAACTTTTGCCACAAAATCCCCTTTCAAAGCCTAACTCACGAAATCCTTCCAACAATCCTGCCTGTGAAAAATTAGCTAAAATACATCTTGTGCTTCATCTATGATTTGTTATCTCATGCCAATAGTTGATTCCCAGGTTAAATACTTTAGTTCATGAAAGAAACTTGTGCCTTTCTATAGATAATCAGCCAGTCATGGCTCCTGATGATTAGCTGTGCAAGTGTACCACATACACTCTCAGAATGATACATCTGGAAAACATCTTCCATCACAGTCATGACTAGCCCATGGTCAGAGCAAGGCTCCTGATCTCTTGTTCTTCAGCTTTCAAGCTGAATTATCCTCTAATTCAAAGACCATTCAAGAAGCCTATGATCTAAGATACAAAAATTACCAACTGATGCTTGAAATCACCGCTAACACAACATTAGTTGTTTTTCCCTAGGATATTTTCTAAACAGCTCATCTCAAAtcagagaacagaaataaataggCAAGAAAGTGACAGAAAGTTGGTTGAAAGACTGCAGAAAGTCCAAAAGAGGAAGAGACAAAATATGTTTGAAAATTAGTAGGGAGTATAAACCAAaacctcctctttctctcctttatAGAATACAATCTTAACAGgacagggaaaaagcaaaagactGTTTTCCAAAGCAAGAGGTTTTAAGCTGGACTTTTCAAGTAACACACTGCCTTTTATTACTCACTGGGAAACAGTACCAGTAAAAACAGTAACAGAGCACAGTAAAAATGAACTTATGACTAAGGATATCTTCACCTACACAAATATTTGATACCATTCCAAAAACGATAAATATAAGCACATTTAGGATTCAAAACAAGAAAGATTCACCCCTTAACCTGTGAGTGTTCATTGCTATTTTATTTGCACAAAGCCTTTAGTACTTTCTGCCAGGAGAGACCAAGTACTGACTGAAAGGACAGAAGGTCAGATTATTCCTTATTTTCATATTCTTCATGCAGTCCTGTATCAATGAATGCATACTAAGCCTGTTACCATTCTTTTTTGGTCTGTGACATGTCCAAGTCACTCTAATGTCATATCAGTCAATTAACTGTCATTTCAACTGCTCTACTGCCAAAGACCCTAAGCTGTAACGCTGAGATACTCTACACAACTTTTTCCTATCTGGCAATCCTGGTACACAGTTAAGAGTTATTTCAGTGGAATGGTGATCTACCATCTTACCTGCATTTTCTTGACTTCAGGGAAGTCCCCTGCTGAGATATGATATTCCCTTTGCAGCTGGATGTAGATCTCCGGCAACTTGTTGATCAGTTCCTTCTTCTTGTTCTCTTTCCCAAATACAGAGGGCATCTCTTTCTTCAGATAGCTGATGATATAAGCATGAAcctaaaaagaagcaaaactgaaatcaaaactacTGTTTACCAGCACTTAGCAGTAGTGTTCCTCACCTAGGtcataaaaagaaacagaaatatttttccctaaGGAAAGATATTATCAACTACTGTTTCTGGAACTTGGTGTTTACATGAACAGTTAGCTATCAGTTAGTTATTATTAGCTTTTGCTGCTTTCAGCATTCCTTTGAGgggcagagagaaagaaaacacatttcaaagaaatacaGATGCACACTTGCTGTTCTAAGGAGAATGCTCATCCCAAACCCATGTCCTGACTCTATACACAGAGCTCCAGCCATACTGGTCCATCTGTATGATTTGTAACTCATTTGCCTCACCAGCCACTGTGGGAATCAATGGGATAATTCCTCCAGTAATCCAAAAGTATGCTAAGTGGCAGGGCTATCTATTTGAAGTGATATTGCATTCCTACCTATTTACTCACAGAGAAGTGAGTACCTGCAGTCTGTATTTATGCAGCCACCTATGCAGACAACAGAGCAGCCAGTTCCAACAGGAGCATTATGCCATGGCTGCCTTGTGAAGCCCTAGGGAGAGAAGTTGAGCCTTTCCAGCTTGTACGGAGACACATTAATTTAGGATGTCTTTAAACATATTGATTCTTGCACTGCCATCAGAATGTCCATCCTGCCCACCTTCCTTATGCCTTTATTCTGAACCACTCATCTCCTCCCCCTTGCCACTCTCCCACCACCTTTCCCCAGCACAATGATCTGCTTGGCCACAGAGCAAGTGATCAGGTCCAGGACAGAAACACTGGTTGCACTTCCTAACTGAGGTGAGTTCACCTGTCCAGCTCATTGTGTGGACACTGATACTCACTCTGCACACAAGAGGGAAGGCACCAGGGCAGAGCCTTCTTTAGAACTAATGCATGGCTGTCATAGATTTGTTTGTGATAACAGCTATCAAATAGATGTTATCAAACTGCTCTCCTAAGCTCTGACCTGGCCAGGACCATGGCAGACAAATGCCCTCCACAACAGGATGTCTTTACAGAACTCAGGTCCTTCTTCATTTAAGAAGAATGTAGCTGTCCACAAAACAGAAGTTACTTACaattttcacacacacagaaaaagagttaaaaattaGGTATGTCTATCAAACTGTTGAGCAATAAACAGGTGAAATTTTGAAGACTGGGGAAGACAAACTACCATTAAAAAGCATTATTAAAACAATTGATTGCTTCGGTGTTGTGTAAGTACAATACTTAATACATACCAAGCCATGACAAAATGTATATTATAGCATTCTAGACAAACTTTACAATCTGCACATGGCAATTGCTCTCCCATTCCTTACTTGttaaagaggaaacaaaaaaaaatctttgcttttaaaagaaaaatgatgtaGCCAATTTTTATGTGCACATCTTAAGTTCACAACTTTCACTCAACACTTTCTTACATCTAAAAAGACTGCATGCATTTTAATGGcaaatttacatttctttgggaggagaaaaaaactccaGCATAAAGAAGCATAAACCCATGGAATTTTCTAAGAGTATAGACATGAGTATTTCTGCAGAAGTACAGAATGGATTCAATAAGGGTATTTTTAGAGCATTTGTAAACAATTGTAAGTAATTTTATTGATCTTACttctaaaataatatttctatcAAAAAGAAGAGCATGTTTATAATTCATAAGCACTAACAGTTTCACATGTGCATTCTACGTGGCCTAAGGCCTGCCAGTATGCACATGTGTTTCTTGTAGATAAGAACAGTCCCCATCTTCAAAATGGGATAGTGAGTCACAGgacctaaggaaaaaaaaaaaggcaaaaagaaaaaaaaaaaaaggcaaaaagaaaaaaaaaaaaaagggcaaaaaaaaaacaaacctaatgCCCGAATTTGACAGCATGttaagaattttcttttgtttctagtTACTGTAAGTGCTTTAGAAAACATTAACAAGAAGGTAGCACAGAAATAGAGTAAAAGAAACCCCACACTCCATGCtgtaaaaagtgatttttcacTGTCAGTACTATGAGAGCAGTTtggaaggcagaaaaatgaCACTGGATTACattgctgctttcctgcagaTAAACAGTTTATTCCCCTTCCGTGACTGTCTAACATATCCCTGAGAGCACTGTGTTCTGTATTTACCTTTATCcatttttgttttacatttcatAGAAATATCTAAAAATTACTTGACTGACACTCCTTCAATTCCAAAATGATTGTAACAAATGAGAACAAAATGCTGCCAACATTTACAAAACAGACTTGATCTGAGGTTACTCTGGGATTAGGGCAACTTTTAACACAACATCattgttattttaaatggaattttcaaACAAGCTACTTCTACAGGGTGCCCTAAAGCTGAGGCCACAAAAAACAATTCCCAAACAAACAGTGTCTCTCCAGCCCCCAAAACTAACCCCACGAAAAACCCCCCAAAAGTCTGTCTTCATATTCAGAAAGTTAAATAAGCCAACACAGGAAGTGCTACACACCTCCAAACAACTATTCATATACCAATGGAATTGCAAGTCCTCTTCATTTTTGATTagaaattcacattaaaatgtgtttcaagGAAAATGCACTGTTTCATAACTGCACAGGAAGTTAGAGCTCCTGTCTGCTACCAATAGCTTTCTCCCCAAGCGACTatcttttccttgaaaaagTGACAATTCGATCCAAGATTAAAAACTGTGCTAGACAGTTTGTAGCAAGAGGAAAATTGGGAAGGCTAAGAAATGACAcgctgagagcagcagagactgctcattcaattttctttttttttcttttcttaccttTGCAAGTCTTGCCCTTTTAATGAGATCGTTGAGTTTCCTCACAGCTGCCTTCTGTGGGAGACTCTGGATATCCCTGAAAAGGTCCTGTGCCTCGGCCTCGAAGAGCCTCCGGTTGTCTGTGTTCCGCAGAGGATGCGCCCAGAAGGAGCCGATGTAGACCCGCAGCACCTCGGGCGTGTCGATCACCTTCCCCAGGGACCACATCAGGGCACCGTAGACCCTCATCAGCTGCTGCGTGTCCACTTGGTCAGCCTTGTTCAGCACCACTCGAATCTTGTCATCCTGGCCCCGGAATGACTTGATGGCCTCCGAAAACTCATCAGATATATCCAGCTTGTGGGCATCAAAAAGGAGGATGATTCGGTCAACCCTCTCAGCAAACCACTGGAGGACTTGGCAGAAGTCGTAGCCTGAAGGAAGAACACACTGTTAGAGTCTTACCATTCGGAAAAGTGAGTCTTGGAGAAGGTAGGGCTGGGGATAGAGAACAAGAGGATAACAGCCTCTGCCTGGGGGCaaaaaggagatttattacTCAGGAGGTCAGTATCTGTGGACAGCAAAGTCAGGACAACTGTATCCTGCATTTTCTTGGACCACTTTCACTATTACCACCTTTTGATTTTATCACTGTTCTTTTATTCTGTCTCACACCCACATTTGCCTCTTTCCAGGAGtctggctccagcacagcacccaaGTTAAACAGGACTGTGGGGCTCTGATCACAATCTCTATTCATCACTGCCATACTGGTCCCTTTGGTAGCACTGCTTATCTGAATTAACATGGAAAATGGTGTAAATGCAGCACTCCAGTGCAGGTCAGCAACCAGAAGTATTTGGATTTTAAAACCCTTCATCTCTCCTTACACTGCAACACTCGCTGTTATTTTTGCCACAGCAGACTACGAAATACAATGTACAAGTAGTGATTGCATCACTTATGGCTTTGAGGACATGGCAGGTTACAGAACATGAGCAGTGACCTTTCTGATCACCTGAAACAAGCTTCATCACGTTCTAAAGGAAAGCCTATTCATAGCACCCATCTAAATGCTTTTACAGGTTCAGCTGGTACCTAATCCACACAACAAACAGGATTCAGGTACTCCTTGTTCAGAAGTGACACATCTAATCCGCAGAGTCACCACTGGTGATGAGGCTTTGGGTTTGGCATGGATGTGACTCATCTAGTATGAGTAAGGAACAGCAAAGTATGAACTGtgagctttttgctttttaaaaaaatcagtatatATTTTCCCCTAAACTCCCAATACTTTTTGAAATACTTGCCTCCACACCACTCAATCATGAACAAAACACCCCCACCCTTCCCAAAAGAGGATCCTCCCTACATCCTGCCAGACACTCACTTTGCCTTCCAAATCTTGCAGACCACACAGACACTTCTGTCTGCAAGGGTGTGAACATCACCAGTgatgctgcagaagcagcacagggacaggcattGTCTGACCAGAGGACAATGCTGGCAGACATCTGCACATTCTCCTCCAGCCACTTACACTGCCCCTGAACTGACAGGCAGGAAGCTTCTGCACATCCCCCTGCCGACAACAGGAGCGGGAAAAGAGTGTCTTGAGACCTCTTTGAATGGTGCCCTCTGGGCATATTTTTGACCCTTCAATAAATCAGCTCCTTCATCTCTGACCTGGATGCTTTCCAGAGTTAAAAATAGAGCATGCTGGGAAACAGTGCATGTTCTCTAATTTTACCTAGTTCCTTTACTGCTTTCCTGcatattaaaatgaaagttaGTATTCGAGTCCTCTCTTGGTCTCAGAAGGCTTCAACTCACTCCTAGTGATACCTGTCAAATTTTAGTATTATACAGATGTTACATTCATTCATAGGTAAATAGTTAAGCAGTAGCTACTGAGATgggaaaaaacaccaacagcAAGGAGACAAGGTCTTACACTGAGGCCCTGTAATGTTATTCTTCtatcaaacattttaaataagaaagCTGCAGCTTACAAATGTTAGTCACTAGCTAAACTTCTAGAAAGCAGAACCCTCTCTGACAGAGACACATTCAGGGATAGCAGAAAACATCTTGTACAATCCTACTTACATTTGCACACAGTAATTTAGAAAGTCATCAAAGCAACTCAAACTTCAAAATGCACTAAACTAGACTTACAGCATAAATATGTTTGAGACAGACTGACTCCTTCAGGAAGCAGGTCAGACAGATGCTTGCTGTGTGCAGCATCACAGGACAAGTCAAGTCTGTGCTCCACAAAACCACCTATATGAAAACTGCATAAGCAGCCCAAAAGCCATTTACAGGAAATGTATCTGACTACGCAGTATTTCAGCCAAGGTTGAGTGTAGTAATTTCTAATCATGATAGCATGGAATATGTGCATGCAATAAATGCCTAGGCAATTGTAGATAACTTCTTGTTTGCTGATGCCTAAGTATACAAAACCTTTACTTAACCTGCCCTTAAAGCCTAGGACACTGAGAGAACAGTGCTCTAAAGCCAACTCCCAAAACCTCATATTTGGTACAACCACATTTTAACATGATTAAACCCAACAGTATACAAGAGAGCCACACTTTGATAAAAGAACTATGACAAGAGACCCATTCAAGACAATCTTGAACACATGGAGGAAAATTCATGAAATGCAATCTAATCAAGTTAAAGCCTGTGAAATAGGTAAGAGTTTGAGGTAATCACTGAGCTACATCAAATTAGGTGAAAGTCTATTGTATCAAAGGGCAGGCCAGCTAGGTTGTAACAATTGATAAGGCCCATGCCATCAAGACAAGGAGTTTCTGAACAGTGAGGGAAAAGAGCCAAGTTTTGTTAAATCACAGGAGCAATTCTAGATGGTAGTGAAGTCATGCTCCTTCAGGCAACAGAGGAGAACCAGTGAAACATTACCTGGAGTGAAACAAAACTCTGTCCTGCACTTGGAAGTCTGAGACTTCCACAGCACTACCTAATGGTGTTGGGTTTGGTTATGCAATTGCTCATTTTTTCAGTGGCATATTAATATGATACTCCAGTTTTCTGCTTATTTCATGCTCCCTTCCATACTATTACAAAAGTGGCAACAGATACTTGAGTATGCTCATGCTGCCAAACATAATTTTCTCTTGATTTAACAAGCAAAGAAGGGGTAAGATGCACCTAGTTTTAActtgaggaggaaaaagagagcTGGAATCCACAATGGAGAAGCAGACCACCACTGATTTTATCAGACTGTGTAAACTGGGATCTAAATATTTTGTGGACATTTTAAGAGagtattttcctctttcatgactaaaaatcattattttttcctgtctaaAATAAGACTGCCAACATGCAGTATTTATTTCTGGTTTCACAGCATTCAGACCTTTGCCTGCAGAGACGCAGAGCTCTCATGCTGTTCATCTCTACTATTTCACCAACACATCACATAAAGGAAAGTCCAGCACTCTCCCCATGATGAATGCTTTACGTGACTATGAGTAATGAAGAGGACAAAACATCACTGAACAAAGAAACTAGAAGCATCTGGTAGATCAGTTTACTAGGTAAGCATAATTTAGATTATAGTCTTGAGAAGTCAgtcccttgttctgtcagtttaTTATAAGGACAAGACTATTGTTGCACAGCTGCCATATATTGTGCTTGTACCAGGATTTCCTCAAAAAATCTCAGGTGTGATATGTTGAAGAATTACATGAAACACAAGTTTCCATTTCTTAAGCAAAGGTCTGAAAACGGAGGGCACCGTAAACCACCGTCTGCACCACTACTATTTATAactccacagaaaaaaagacatgcACTTTAATGCAGCTGAAGAATGCAAGGAAGAAAGTTGTTTACATTATACTGTTCTGTTTAAATAGTTTCTCAAGACAGGCTAATGTTTAAAACAGCTTGATAAACAGTGCTCAGTTCTCTGCAGGATTttcatattattaaaaatactctCATTTGCTCTTTCTCCTTCTACCATTTGACTTCCCCTTTTGACTGTA is drawn from Prinia subflava isolate CZ2003 ecotype Zambia chromosome 5, Cam_Psub_1.2, whole genome shotgun sequence and contains these coding sequences:
- the EHD4 gene encoding EH domain-containing protein 4, which gives rise to MFSWLGKQGGGRERGGGTDVVQTVTGGLRDLYIRKLLPLEEHYRFHEFHSPALEEADFENKPMVLLVGQYSTGKTTFIRYLLEQDFPGMRIGPEPTTDSFIAVMYGETEGNVPGNALVVDPKKPFRKLGRFGNAFLNRFMCSQLPNEVLKSISIIDSPGILSGEKQRISRGYDFCQVLQWFAERVDRIILLFDAHKLDISDEFSEAIKSFRGQDDKIRVVLNKADQVDTQQLMRVYGALMWSLGKVIDTPEVLRVYIGSFWAHPLRNTDNRRLFEAEAQDLFRDIQSLPQKAAVRKLNDLIKRARLAKVHAYIISYLKKEMPSVFGKENKKKELINKLPEIYIQLQREYHISAGDFPEVKKMQEQLENCDFTKFHSLKPKLIEAVDNMLANKIASLMNLIRQEESNMPTEMVHGGAFDGTMAGPFGHGYGEGAKEGADEEEWVVAKDKPAYDEIFYTLSPINGKISGISAKKEMVTSKLPNSVLGKIWKLADCDGDGMLDDEEFALAKHLIKIKLDGYELPGTLPSHLVPPSHRKPFQTAE